In Paenibacillus xylanilyticus, the genomic window TTCCGTACTCCATTTCGTAGTTGCTGATCCGGTCCGCCGTGGCGGCCATGCTTTCGACCATATTGCGGTTCGATTTGGAGAAACGGGCATTGTTTTTGAAGAAATCACAGTGTGCGAGCACGTGGGCCACGATCAATTTGTTCTGAATCAGGGAATTGCCATCCAGCAGGAAGGCATAGCAAGGGTTGGAATTAATGACAAGCTCATAAATTTTACTGAGGCCAAAATCATACTGCATCTTCATCTTGTGAAAGGTTTTCCCAAAGCTCCAGTGACTGAACCGGGTTGGCATTCCGTAGGCTCCGAAGGTATAGATGATGTCTGACGGGCAGATCTCATAACGCATCGGATAATAATCCAGGCCGAATCCATCGGCAATCTCCATAATCTCGGCAATGGCGTATTCTAGGTCGCGGATTTCATCTGTCATCTTACGCTGCCTCCTTCCCGTTTTTGGAAAAAGCTGCGCAAAGCTTTGTACACTTCGCCTTTTTCTTTGATCACATAGTACATAAACTGATCCATCTTAATATGTCGATAAGCCGACATTAATGTACTGCTGCGGTTATATTGATTGACCTCTCCATATCCAAACATGTTGCTGCGCTTCATTAGCTCACCAATCAATTTCACACAGCGTTCGTTATCCGAGGTGAGGTTATCCCCATCTGAGAAATGAAATGGATAGATGTTGTAGCTGGAAGGAGGGTAACGCCGATCGATGATATCAAGAGCCTTCATATATACAGAGGAGCAGATCGTTCCTCCGCTCTCGCCGCGTGTGAAAAATTCCTCTTCCGTCACTTCTTTGGCTTCCGTATGGTGAGCCAGGAACACAATTTCAACCTTCTCGTATTGGCGGCGCAGAAAACGGGTCATCCAGAAGAAGAAGCTGCGAGCGCAGTACTTTTCAAAAGAACCCATGGACCCGGAAGTATCCATCATGGCGATAATGACGGCGTTGGACTGCGGAATAATTTTGTCTTCCCATGTCTTGTAACGCAGATCATCCGGACTGATATGATGAATACCCGGATTCCCGGTTGTGGCATTGCGCCGGAGGTTTTCAAGAATGGTTCGTTTCTTGTCAATGTTGGACTGCATGCCTTTTTTGCGGATATCATTGAATACCACGGTATGTGTTTCAATCTGATCCTTGTCTTTCTGCTTCAGATCCGGAAGCTCAAGTTCAGAGAACAGCATATCTTCCAGTTCTTCAATGCTGACTTCGGCTTCTACGATATCATGACCAGGCTGATCTCCGGCTTTTTCGCCTTTGCCCGGTTTTTGTGAGGCAGGATCACGACCGATGACATCTCCGACCTGACTGTCACCGTCGCCTTGACCGACATGCTTTTGCTTTTGGTAGTTATACACAAAACGGTACTCATCCAGACTGCGGATCGGTACCTTGATGATTTGTTGTCCATCGGACATGATAATGTTTTCTTCGGTAATCAGATCAGGCAGATTTTGCTTAATGACATCCTTAACCTTTTGCTGATGGCGCTGCTGGTCCTGGTACCCTTTGCGGTGAAGCGACCAATCTTCCCGGGATACGACGAACGAGTAAGGCTGGTGTGAATTTGACATGTAGGCACCCCCCATTAATTACGCGGCACAGTTTGGCCTGTCGGTAATTAAGTATATTCACTGGCGGGGACGATATGTGATGCGAGAGGAGATAAAATGATACAATTTACGCGACTGCAATTTCGATCACCGCTCAAAATGCCTGCTGCAGCTTGAACTTTTTTACAGAAATGATGAACAAGTATGACAAACTTCCTTTAAAATAGGGACAGGCATTGAATTGGCATTCTCACAGGAATGCATGTAAAGGAAGGATTCCACTTGGATAAACGGGCCGTTAAAGCTTGGATTATGTACGACTGGGCCAATTCTGCATACGCGACCACAGTACTGGCCGCCGTTCTTCCGGTCTTCTATGCTTCGGTAGCTGCGGCAACACTGGATGAAGGCACAGCCGCATCTTATCTGGCCTATACGCACTCGATCGGGATGTTATGTGTGGCCTTGTTAACCCCGCTGCTGGGAGCGTTGTCGGATCTGTCTGGCCGTAAAGGGGATTTTCTGCGCGTCTTTGCTATCACGGGAATGATTGCAACACTGGGCTTCAGCACGGTTGGGGAAGGGGACTGGCTGCTGGCCTCCGCCTTGCTTGTCATCTCGACCATTGGATTTGCTGGCGGGAATACTTTCTATGATGCTATGCTGCCTGATCTCGTTTCTGCGGAACGCAGGGATATGATCTCATCCAAAGGGTATGCGTATGGTTACATCGGCGGAGGATTACTGCTGGCAGTCAACATGCTCATGATCCAGCAGCCTGGCTGGTTCGGGATGGGAAGTACACTGGCAGGTACGCGACTTGCCTTTATCTCCGTAGCGCTCTGGTGGCTGTTATTCTCCATCCCGTTGTTCCGTCATGCTCCACGCCGTCCTGCGGCACCGGATATGCCTGAATCGTGGAAGGGATACGCAGAGGTAGGCATACGCAGATTGCGCCAAACCTTTCGCCAGATGCTTCGTTTTCCCCAGCTGATTCGAATGCTGGTAGCTTTTTGGTTTTTTAATGATGGGATCAATACAATCATTCTAATGGCGACGATCTATGGGACAAGTATTGGCATCGGGACAGCGGATTTGATGCTTGCGCTGCTGCTCACCCAATTTATCGGTTTCCCATGCACCTTGCTGCTTGGCGCATGGGCACAGCGATGGGGGGCGAAGCGGATATTGATGTTGAGTCTGTCCATCTACGTGTGTATTGTTATCCTCGGATATTTCATGACAGAAGCCATCCATTTCTACTTGCTTGCCGGACTCGTTGGTGTAGTGCAAGGTATCAGTCAATCGACTGCCCGTTCATTGTTTAGCAACCTGATGCCCTCAGGCAGAACAGGGGAGTATTTTGGCTTTGTTAACATCACCGGCAAATTTTCATCCATTTTTGGTCCGTTTGTTTTTGGCTGGGTGGGCCAGATTACAGGTTCAAGCAGGTGGGGCATTCTTTCCCTGCTCTTTTTCTTCCTTGCAGGCATGGCTGTTCTAATGACAGTTAAGGTGAAGCAAGGCATGAACGACGCACTTGAGGCAGATCGGGAAGACAACCGTATTTTGGAATCCATTGCCCCTTCTCCTGGAGTGAACGCTAAGGCATAGTGGATCAATAAAACAGAACCTTTTTTGAAAAGAAATAATAAAAAAATAGCTGCTCCGGAACTGTTTATCAGAAACAGATTCGGAGTTTTTTCATGTTTGTGCACAGTCATATTTCGTAGGGACAGTGGAATAAGTATGGAGTGCTGAGTTGTCGGTGGAGGGTGAAGAGTGAACGGAAAAGGAAATTATGAAAAAGTGAAAATAAAAGATTGACATGATACATTTTGTATCATAGAGTAAAACTATGAATACACAACGTATCTGAAAGATGTCGAAACATCATAGAATTGGATTTGTACATCTTCTGTTTCTTCAGAAAAAAGGATGAGAATTCGATGACCAACTGCATGCTCATTATATTCGGACAGAGGAGGGGATGCCGGTGGTAGATGTTCAAGGTAACGGACTTGTCTTATTGCTCTGTGTCCCTCGTAGTGGAAGCTCACTATCCACCGTCATGCTGCAGAACCACAGCCGCATATTTGCAACCCAGGAAATGTGGTTTCTGATGAATCTGGTGGATCTGTCGAAAGCAGATGCTCGTCCTTACGGAGGAAGCCCCATTATTCGTCAATTTTATAGTTCCATGGTCTCAGATGATGTATATGAAAAGGCATGCAGGAGCTTTGCCCTTGAAATATATAACGGATTTCTGCAGGGGAATGCAGCAGATTTCGTTGTCGATAAATCTCCGCGTTATTACTATATGCTCGAATGGCTGGATCGACTTTTTCCAGAGTCCAAGCGTATCCACCTTCAGCGTAATCCACTCTCCATCGCTGCTTCCTACAAGAAAGTTAATCGTAACCAAGGAGAAGGGTTTGATCTGGTCAGCAGCCTAAAAAGCCCGCATCTGAATATGAAAGCCGTTGATCTTACGCTTGGCTTGCTTCGCTTAAATGATTATTTTGCAGTAAAGCATGCAAATGCACATGAGCTTCGTTATGAACAGCTGGTCTCCAAGCCTAAAGAAGAAGTTGAAAAGTTGTGTGAGTTTCTCGGCGTTGGATATGAAGAGGGCATGGAGCAATATGGACTTCATGTAAACAGTTCGAAATCCAACATGTTCTACAGTATGGGGGTCGGAGACCCGTTCTTGTCTACGCATCAAGAAGCACACAAAAATTCTGTTAACAACTGGAAAAGTATACTAAGTCCAACTGAAGTCGAAACATATTGCCGTGTTCTGGGGGCAGACGTGTTCCATCGTATGGGTTACTCTGAACAGCTGCAAGAGGCGGAACAATGGACAGGAGTTCGTTATGAAGCAGGCCCGGATCAGGAAGTCATTGAACGACTTGGTCATCAGTTTATGGAAGCAACAGGTTGCAGATGGCAACCGAGTTACAGCATACAGGGATCCCCATCCATAAGTACGGCGAGTGATGAGATGCACGGAGCAGCCCACCGTACGGAATCCGATACAGATCCAACCTTGGCTGCACTTGCCACAATCAGACAATTGGAAGCAGCACTTCGTGCAGCAGATAACCGCTTGGAGCGAGGATACAGTGAGCAGGAACGATTGAAGAGGCAGCTGGCATCTGCTCATAGCAAGCTTCAGCGAATTAAATCCTGGATTCCATTTGGTCATCAAATCAGTGCGTGGGCATCCCAGCGCAAGATCCTTCGGGGAGGAAAGTCATGAGTGCCATAGCGGGAATTGTTCATACCGATGGTCAGGAAGCGTTTTGGGAAGATAGCTGGCGTCTGTACGCGAGCCTGGGACATATTCCGGCAGATACAACCGGGGTTTGGAAAGGGAA contains:
- the yhbH gene encoding sporulation protein YhbH, with protein sequence MSNSHQPYSFVVSREDWSLHRKGYQDQQRHQQKVKDVIKQNLPDLITEENIIMSDGQQIIKVPIRSLDEYRFVYNYQKQKHVGQGDGDSQVGDVIGRDPASQKPGKGEKAGDQPGHDIVEAEVSIEELEDMLFSELELPDLKQKDKDQIETHTVVFNDIRKKGMQSNIDKKRTILENLRRNATTGNPGIHHISPDDLRYKTWEDKIIPQSNAVIIAMMDTSGSMGSFEKYCARSFFFWMTRFLRRQYEKVEIVFLAHHTEAKEVTEEEFFTRGESGGTICSSVYMKALDIIDRRYPPSSYNIYPFHFSDGDNLTSDNERCVKLIGELMKRSNMFGYGEVNQYNRSSTLMSAYRHIKMDQFMYYVIKEKGEVYKALRSFFQKREGGSVR
- a CDS encoding MFS transporter, whose amino-acid sequence is MDKRAVKAWIMYDWANSAYATTVLAAVLPVFYASVAAATLDEGTAASYLAYTHSIGMLCVALLTPLLGALSDLSGRKGDFLRVFAITGMIATLGFSTVGEGDWLLASALLVISTIGFAGGNTFYDAMLPDLVSAERRDMISSKGYAYGYIGGGLLLAVNMLMIQQPGWFGMGSTLAGTRLAFISVALWWLLFSIPLFRHAPRRPAAPDMPESWKGYAEVGIRRLRQTFRQMLRFPQLIRMLVAFWFFNDGINTIILMATIYGTSIGIGTADLMLALLLTQFIGFPCTLLLGAWAQRWGAKRILMLSLSIYVCIVILGYFMTEAIHFYLLAGLVGVVQGISQSTARSLFSNLMPSGRTGEYFGFVNITGKFSSIFGPFVFGWVGQITGSSRWGILSLLFFFLAGMAVLMTVKVKQGMNDALEADREDNRILESIAPSPGVNAKA
- a CDS encoding sulfotransferase family protein; translation: MPVVDVQGNGLVLLLCVPRSGSSLSTVMLQNHSRIFATQEMWFLMNLVDLSKADARPYGGSPIIRQFYSSMVSDDVYEKACRSFALEIYNGFLQGNAADFVVDKSPRYYYMLEWLDRLFPESKRIHLQRNPLSIAASYKKVNRNQGEGFDLVSSLKSPHLNMKAVDLTLGLLRLNDYFAVKHANAHELRYEQLVSKPKEEVEKLCEFLGVGYEEGMEQYGLHVNSSKSNMFYSMGVGDPFLSTHQEAHKNSVNNWKSILSPTEVETYCRVLGADVFHRMGYSEQLQEAEQWTGVRYEAGPDQEVIERLGHQFMEATGCRWQPSYSIQGSPSISTASDEMHGAAHRTESDTDPTLAALATIRQLEAALRAADNRLERGYSEQERLKRQLASAHSKLQRIKSWIPFGHQISAWASQRKILRGGKS